In a genomic window of Papilio machaon chromosome 4, ilPapMach1.1, whole genome shotgun sequence:
- the LOC106720297 gene encoding CAP-Gly domain-containing linker protein 2 isoform X8: MSEQELSRDGPTDNGIPPPAPLSTSSDNASVSTTASTIPRAAEHARPTTLPKPSGLKLPSKIGRLCSNAAPKPAVPISPRADHSVVLTEDTDSFIIGERVWVGGTKPGQIAYIGETQFAPGDWAGIVLDDPIGKNDGSVAGVRYFQCPEKRGVFSRLTRLTRAPLVSHHDSSPVSDAGSVFERPPSGAARPRRTLSPNGSIRSIVSSKMNASISTTANGELRLGDRVIVSSSRGSKAGILRYVGVTEFATGVWGGVELDDPLGKNDGSVDGKRYFECAPRFGLFAPISKVSKSPSNRKPGACAIHSNGRGTPLRRSNSRESLTSLGTSVASSRVGVRLGVTSLGAQRVGPRASSTPVSAKNALQELLREKQHHLERLMRERELERAEIAKVSLQAERAETALELIKKEATQASTENAKLKVELDKINKMLEDEKQKVEDLMFRNEEENINREDYNRYKDAMEQEKAAREKHIRELEAEVALQSARADTTAAALKALEDQRTIEVAAVAEQHKEELSAAHTLSSELQKLLDEAYALLKEKENEKDSLGKSMSEELTRVKAEYEKALNEAKTKIAIAHTEFETQVSVLTAKLQLAESKLEAEKQNIERLNKENSQTVIDLNTRITQLQAVLDDKTLELNKVLGMSKEHEVSLNKEITKLKMELSAKILDLEQLEDSKKKQDTVCKSLQEELSRIKEELTNKENEYETFLNEVSQQNEKNKAEILKLQQNLQSKTKDYERLLSESSESSNSNEKIISEYKEMLHERDKEIIKLKDEFEQATANFNIKHSKIAEEHKKEIDDRNSKIEQLMKEIESHKLALDQSKIELDTLNSQFTLNVDELKALKQENERLKQTIEELTQANTNLKEKMAAMELEIGELKRQLNSSLEKCEELQVTKEKIENEYMNLTGQTTDSNEQFNKLSQHLKDTEKELQELRDKHREVTNNYGRVEQELKQKLFKLQEDFSVERGQLLDTINENIEKQKVEENKMKEFEIRALELSNRTKELENQNDTLTDENSILKREIEGLKAKEQELSIEYDSIRKKLEMEIDRYKEEVSMLKAEGATSEVKLMEKVDQLTEAQNDLNNKLEEARKHEDSLQKVLDDMTAQMNNKTAQYEKQIVHIQDQLSTVNEELNKYKAEEQRLKDLLEEKQNYVKELTLKLEMFEVDVKSHFELVSEKDRQLASANEELGKVTDSKQKLEEQYNNLTAEALAIKQKYDNLVSNATAEESMLKEQLDQMETLKKDLLTISNEKTLLESKYNDASNELQVLKVKLEESERVIKENTNVTDNLSKEMGKKDDLIKSHIDQITADAEKIKKLEEEIVEIRMKITNKDKALEDHEIELTKLKDNLKSESNVTQNNFNALQLENEQIKEKHKLEVESLTNETKILRSQIVEKEKQLENLQKTQEKITELQELLAKSESDIKQLSNINEGQKLNYEDLNKQLQTQFDEYKKESRNKRHDLKNQLNDFEKQLHESKEKLKEELEKQNQLQTKLTEAERRILELSEKLELLTVQQTSDVNKDERLEKLTIELQAIRKSSAESMAKSELTINNLQIEVNNKIRDLKEKDDMINKLQEELKNHKAKAEVAEREKAMIQKEMSTMGKNVRDKNDNDAMGTLGQGDNATTK, encoded by the exons aCCACAGCGTCGTGTTAACAGAGGACACAGATAGCTTCATAATTGGAGAAAGGGTTTGGGTAGGCGGCACTAAGCCTGGCCAAATTGCATACATTGGTGAAACACAATTCGCGCCTGGAGATTGGGCCGGTATCGTCCTTGATGACCCAATCG GCAAAAACGACGGATCTGTTGCGGGAGTGAGATATTTCCAATGTCCGGAAAAGCGGGGAGTATTCTCTCGGTTAACGCGACTGACCCGAGCGCCGCTGGTGAGCCACCACGACTCTTCCCCGGTCTCAGATGCTGGCAGCGTGTTCGAACGACCACCTTCAGGCGCCGCGAGGCCCAGGCGCACGCTCTCCCCTAATGGAAGTATCCGCAGCATCGTTAGCAGCAAGATGA ATGCTTCGATTTCAACAACGGCGAATGGAGAACTTCGACTTGGCGACCGCGTTATAGTATCCAGTAGTCGCGGCAGTAAAGCCGGGATTTTGCGTTACGTCGGCGTTACTGAATTTGCGACAGGCGTTTGGGGCGGAGTCGAACTCGATGACCCTCTCGGAAAGAACGATGGTTCCGTTGACGGGAAGAG GTACTTCGAGTGTGCGCCGCGTTTCGGCCTTTTCGCGCCGATTTCGAAAGTATCGAAGTCGCCATCGAATAGGAAACCGGGCGCGTGCGCTATCCACAGCAACGGGCGCGGCACGCCGCTGCGGCGCTCCAACTCGCGGGAGTCGCTCACCTCGCTCGGCACCTCGGTGGCGTCGTCGCGCGTGGGGGTGAGGCTCGGCGTGACATCGCTCGGCGCTCAG CGAGTCGGTCCGCGAGCCTCGTCCACGCCCGTCAGCGCCAAGAACGCGTTGCAG GAGTTATTGCGCGAAAAACAACATCACTTGGAGCGGTTAATGCGGGAACGGGAATTGGAGCGCGCAGAGATCGCCAAAGTGTCCCTCCAGGCGGAAAGAGCGGAGACCGCCTTggaacttattaaaaaagaagcaACTCAG GCAAGCACAGAAAATGCAAAACTTAAAGTTGAACTGGACAAGATCAACAAAATGTTGGAGGACGAAAAGCAGAAGGTGGAAGATCTCATGTTCCGAAACgaagaagaaaatattaatcgaGAAGATTACAAT agATATAAGGATGCAATGGAG caAGAGAAAGCTGCCAGAGAAAAGCATATTCGTGAACTGGAAGCAGAGGTAGCGCTGCAGTCTGCTAGAGCCGACACCACAGCTGCAGCGCTGAAAGCGCTTGAAGATCAACGCACCATCGAAGTCGCCGCTGTAGCCGAACAGCACAAAGAAGAGCTCTCCGCCGCTCATA CCTTATCATCAGAACTGCAAAAATTACTTGATGAAGCCTATGCCCTActcaaagaaaaagaaaatgaaaaagacTCCCTCGGCAAGAGTATGTCCGAAGAGCTAACACGTGTCAAAGCAGAATATGAAAAAGCATTAAATGAAGCTAAAACTAAAATCGCTATCGCTCACACAGAATTTGAAACGCAGGTTTCTGTTTTAACAGCAAAACTGCAATTAGCAGAATCGAAGTTAGAAGCTGAGAAACAGAACATAGAAAGGCTTAATAAGGAGAATAGTCAAACAGTTATCGATCTCAATACTAGAATAACACAACTTCAAGCCGTCCTCGATGACAAAacattagaattaaataaag TTTTAGGAATGAGCAAAGAACATGAAGTTAGCCTGAACAAGGaaattacaaagttaaaaatggAATTAAGCGCAAAAATTTTAGACCTAGAGCAATTGGAAGATTCAAAGAAGAAACAAGATACTGTGTGCAAGAGTCTGCAAGAAGAATTAAGTCGAATTAAAGAAGAACTCACAAATAAAGAGAACGagtatgaaacatttttaaatgaggtATCTCAACAGAACGAGAAAAATAAagcagaaattttaaaattgcaacaAAATCTACAATCCAAGACAAAAGATTATGAAAGACTGCTTTCTGAGAGTAGTGAATCATCCAAttctaatgaaaaaataatcagTGAGTACAAGGAGATGCTGCACGAAAGGGATAAGgagataataaaacttaaagatGAATTTGAACAAGCTACagctaattttaatattaaacacagCAAAATTGCAGAAGAGCATAAAAAGGAAATTGATGATCGCAATTCCAAAATAGAGCAGCTAATGAAAGAAATTGAAAGTCACAAGCTTGCCTTAGATCAAAGTAAAATAGAACTTGATACACTTAACTCACAATTTACACTTAACGTGGATGAATTAAAAGCACTGAAACAAGAAAATGAACGTTTAAAACAGACTATTGAAGAATTAACTCAAGCTAATACTAATCTAAAAGAAAAGATGGCAGCAATGGAATTAGAAATTGGAGAACTAAAACGGCAACTGAACAGTAGTTTAGAAAAATGTGAAGAGTTGCAGGTGACAAAAGAGAAGATAGAAAACGAATATATGAATCTCACCGGTCAGACGACAGATTCAAATGAACAGTTTAACAAACTATCGCAACATTTGAAAGATACAGAAAAAGAGCTCCAAGAGTTAAGAGACAAACATAGAGAAGTCACTAACAACTATGGACGGGTAGAGCAAGAATTAAAGCAGAAACTTTTTAAGCTGCAAGAAGATTTTTCAGTAGAGCGTGGGCAATTATTAGATACGATAAacgaaaatattgaaaaacaaaaagtagaagaaaataaaatgaaggaATTCGAAATACGGGCCCTCGAACTCAGTAATCGCACAAAAGAATTAGAAAATCAGAATGATACACTAACAGACGAAAATTCAATTCTTAAAAGAGAAATAGAAGGTTTAAAAGCTAAAGAACAAGAATTAAGTATTGAATATGACTCCATACGTAAAAAGTTAGAAATGGAAATTGATAGGTACAAGGAAGAAGTATCGATGCTTAAAGCTGAGGGAGCAACATCTGAAGTAAAATTGATGGAAAAAGTTGATCAACTCACTGAAGCACAAAAtgacttaaataataaacttgaaGAAGCAAGAAAACATGAAGATTCTTTACAAAAAGTTTTGGATGACATGACTGCACAAATGAATAACAAAACTGCTCAGTACGAGAAACAAATTGTTCATATTCAAGATCAGTTGTCCACTGTAaatgaagaattaaataaatataaagctgAAGAACAAAGGCTGAAAGACCTTCtagaagaaaaacaaaattatgtaaagGAATTAACGCTTAAATTAGAAATGTTCGAAGTCGACGTAAAATCGCATTTCGAATTAGTTTCTGAAAAGGATCGCCAATTGGCTTCAGCAAATGAAGAGTTAGGTAAAGTAACGGacagtaaacaaaaattgGAAGAACAGTACAATAATTTAACGGCAGAAGCTTTGGCAATTAAACAAAAGTATGATAATTTAGTGAGCAATGCAACTGCAGAAGAATCCATGTTAAAAGAGCAATTAGACCAAATGGAAACGTTAAAGAAAGACTTGTTAACAATTTCTAACGAAAAAACACTTTTAGAGTCAAAATATAACGATGCTTCAAATGAGCTTCAAGTGTTAAAAGTTAAGTTAGAAGAATCTGAAAgagttataaaagaaaacacaaacGTTACAGATAATTTATCGAAAGAAATGGGGAAAAAAGATGATTTAATCAAATCTCACATCGATCAAATCACAGCAGATGctgagaaaattaaaaagttagaaGAAGAAATAGTTGAGATaagaatgaaaataacaaacaaagatAAGGCTTTAGAAGACCATGAAATTGAATTGACTAAAttgaaagataatttaaaatcagaaTCCAATGTAACACAGAACAATTTTAATGCACTGCAGTTAGAAAAcgaacaaataaaagaaaaacacaaaCTGGAAGTCGAATCTCTTAccaatgaaacaaaaattttacgaAGTCAAATTgtggaaaaagaaaaacagttAGAAAATCTACAGAAAAcacaagaaaaaataacagaacTACAAGAGCTACTGGCAAAATCCGAAAgtgatataaaacaattatcaaatataaatgaagGTCAGAAATTGAATTACGAAGACTTGAACAAGCAATTGCAAACACAATTTGAtgaatacaaaaaagaaagtagGAACAAACGTCATGAcctaaaaaatcaattaaacgACTTCGAAAAACAATTACATGAATCGAAAGAGAAACTGAAAGAAGAACTCGAGAAACAAAATCAATTGCAAACTAAACTTACGGAGGCCGAAAGAAGAATTTTAGAGTTGTCAGaaaaattagaattattaacTGTACAACAAACAAGCGACGTAAATAAAGATGAAAGACTAGAAAAACTAACGATTGAATTACAAGCTATAAGAAAATCAAGCGCCGAATCAATGGCAAAAAGCGAACTGACAATAAATAATCTGCAAATAgaagttaacaataaaataagagatttaaaagaaaaagatgacatgattaataaattacaagaaGAATTGAAG aatCATAAAGCGAAAGCAGAGGTTGCAGAAAGGGAAAAGGCTATGATACAAAAAGAAATGAGTACAATGGGGAAAAACGTTCgagataaaaatgacaatgacGCTATGGGCACTTTAGGACAAGGCGACAATGCCACTACTAAGTAA
- the LOC106720297 gene encoding CAP-Gly domain-containing linker protein 2 isoform X13: MPVETKISFSDHSVVLTEDTDSFIIGERVWVGGTKPGQIAYIGETQFAPGDWAGIVLDDPIGKNDGSVAGVRYFQCPEKRGVFSRLTRLTRAPLVSHHDSSPVSDAGSVFERPPSGAARPRRTLSPNGSIRSIVSSKMNASISTTANGELRLGDRVIVSSSRGSKAGILRYVGVTEFATGVWGGVELDDPLGKNDGSVDGKRYFECAPRFGLFAPISKVSKSPSNRKPGACAIHSNGRGTPLRRSNSRESLTSLGTSVASSRVGVRLGVTSLGAQRVGPRASSTPVSAKNALQELLREKQHHLERLMRERELERAEIAKVSLQAERAETALELIKKEATQASTENAKLKVELDKINKMLEDEKQKVEDLMFRNEEENINREDYNRYKDAMEQEKAAREKHIRELEAEVALQSARADTTAAALKALEDQRTIEVAAVAEQHKEELSAAHTLSSELQKLLDEAYALLKEKENEKDSLGKSMSEELTRVKAEYEKALNEAKTKIAIAHTEFETQVSVLTAKLQLAESKLEAEKQNIERLNKENSQTVIDLNTRITQLQAVLDDKTLELNKVLGMSKEHEVSLNKEITKLKMELSAKILDLEQLEDSKKKQDTVCKSLQEELSRIKEELTNKENEYETFLNEVSQQNEKNKAEILKLQQNLQSKTKDYERLLSESSESSNSNEKIISEYKEMLHERDKEIIKLKDEFEQATANFNIKHSKIAEEHKKEIDDRNSKIEQLMKEIESHKLALDQSKIELDTLNSQFTLNVDELKALKQENERLKQTIEELTQANTNLKEKMAAMELEIGELKRQLNSSLEKCEELQVTKEKIENEYMNLTGQTTDSNEQFNKLSQHLKDTEKELQELRDKHREVTNNYGRVEQELKQKLFKLQEDFSVERGQLLDTINENIEKQKVEENKMKEFEIRALELSNRTKELENQNDTLTDENSILKREIEGLKAKEQELSIEYDSIRKKLEMEIDRYKEEVSMLKAEGATSEVKLMEKVDQLTEAQNDLNNKLEEARKHEDSLQKVLDDMTAQMNNKTAQYEKQIVHIQDQLSTVNEELNKYKAEEQRLKDLLEEKQNYVKELTLKLEMFEVDVKSHFELVSEKDRQLASANEELGKVTDSKQKLEEQYNNLTAEALAIKQKYDNLVSNATAEESMLKEQLDQMETLKKDLLTISNEKTLLESKYNDASNELQVLKVKLEESERVIKENTNVTDNLSKEMGKKDDLIKSHIDQITADAEKIKKLEEEIVEIRMKITNKDKALEDHEIELTKLKDNLKSESNVTQNNFNALQLENEQIKEKHKLEVESLTNETKILRSQIVEKEKQLENLQKTQEKITELQELLAKSESDIKQLSNINEGQKLNYEDLNKQLQTQFDEYKKESRNKRHDLKNQLNDFEKQLHESKEKLKEELEKQNQLQTKLTEAERRILELSEKLELLTVQQTSDVNKDERLEKLTIELQAIRKSSAESMAKSELTINNLQIEVNNKIRDLKEKDDMINKLQEELKNHKAKAEVAEREKAMIQKEMSTMGKNVRDKNDNDAMGTLGQGDNATTK, from the exons aCCACAGCGTCGTGTTAACAGAGGACACAGATAGCTTCATAATTGGAGAAAGGGTTTGGGTAGGCGGCACTAAGCCTGGCCAAATTGCATACATTGGTGAAACACAATTCGCGCCTGGAGATTGGGCCGGTATCGTCCTTGATGACCCAATCG GCAAAAACGACGGATCTGTTGCGGGAGTGAGATATTTCCAATGTCCGGAAAAGCGGGGAGTATTCTCTCGGTTAACGCGACTGACCCGAGCGCCGCTGGTGAGCCACCACGACTCTTCCCCGGTCTCAGATGCTGGCAGCGTGTTCGAACGACCACCTTCAGGCGCCGCGAGGCCCAGGCGCACGCTCTCCCCTAATGGAAGTATCCGCAGCATCGTTAGCAGCAAGATGA ATGCTTCGATTTCAACAACGGCGAATGGAGAACTTCGACTTGGCGACCGCGTTATAGTATCCAGTAGTCGCGGCAGTAAAGCCGGGATTTTGCGTTACGTCGGCGTTACTGAATTTGCGACAGGCGTTTGGGGCGGAGTCGAACTCGATGACCCTCTCGGAAAGAACGATGGTTCCGTTGACGGGAAGAG GTACTTCGAGTGTGCGCCGCGTTTCGGCCTTTTCGCGCCGATTTCGAAAGTATCGAAGTCGCCATCGAATAGGAAACCGGGCGCGTGCGCTATCCACAGCAACGGGCGCGGCACGCCGCTGCGGCGCTCCAACTCGCGGGAGTCGCTCACCTCGCTCGGCACCTCGGTGGCGTCGTCGCGCGTGGGGGTGAGGCTCGGCGTGACATCGCTCGGCGCTCAG CGAGTCGGTCCGCGAGCCTCGTCCACGCCCGTCAGCGCCAAGAACGCGTTGCAG GAGTTATTGCGCGAAAAACAACATCACTTGGAGCGGTTAATGCGGGAACGGGAATTGGAGCGCGCAGAGATCGCCAAAGTGTCCCTCCAGGCGGAAAGAGCGGAGACCGCCTTggaacttattaaaaaagaagcaACTCAG GCAAGCACAGAAAATGCAAAACTTAAAGTTGAACTGGACAAGATCAACAAAATGTTGGAGGACGAAAAGCAGAAGGTGGAAGATCTCATGTTCCGAAACgaagaagaaaatattaatcgaGAAGATTACAAT agATATAAGGATGCAATGGAG caAGAGAAAGCTGCCAGAGAAAAGCATATTCGTGAACTGGAAGCAGAGGTAGCGCTGCAGTCTGCTAGAGCCGACACCACAGCTGCAGCGCTGAAAGCGCTTGAAGATCAACGCACCATCGAAGTCGCCGCTGTAGCCGAACAGCACAAAGAAGAGCTCTCCGCCGCTCATA CCTTATCATCAGAACTGCAAAAATTACTTGATGAAGCCTATGCCCTActcaaagaaaaagaaaatgaaaaagacTCCCTCGGCAAGAGTATGTCCGAAGAGCTAACACGTGTCAAAGCAGAATATGAAAAAGCATTAAATGAAGCTAAAACTAAAATCGCTATCGCTCACACAGAATTTGAAACGCAGGTTTCTGTTTTAACAGCAAAACTGCAATTAGCAGAATCGAAGTTAGAAGCTGAGAAACAGAACATAGAAAGGCTTAATAAGGAGAATAGTCAAACAGTTATCGATCTCAATACTAGAATAACACAACTTCAAGCCGTCCTCGATGACAAAacattagaattaaataaag TTTTAGGAATGAGCAAAGAACATGAAGTTAGCCTGAACAAGGaaattacaaagttaaaaatggAATTAAGCGCAAAAATTTTAGACCTAGAGCAATTGGAAGATTCAAAGAAGAAACAAGATACTGTGTGCAAGAGTCTGCAAGAAGAATTAAGTCGAATTAAAGAAGAACTCACAAATAAAGAGAACGagtatgaaacatttttaaatgaggtATCTCAACAGAACGAGAAAAATAAagcagaaattttaaaattgcaacaAAATCTACAATCCAAGACAAAAGATTATGAAAGACTGCTTTCTGAGAGTAGTGAATCATCCAAttctaatgaaaaaataatcagTGAGTACAAGGAGATGCTGCACGAAAGGGATAAGgagataataaaacttaaagatGAATTTGAACAAGCTACagctaattttaatattaaacacagCAAAATTGCAGAAGAGCATAAAAAGGAAATTGATGATCGCAATTCCAAAATAGAGCAGCTAATGAAAGAAATTGAAAGTCACAAGCTTGCCTTAGATCAAAGTAAAATAGAACTTGATACACTTAACTCACAATTTACACTTAACGTGGATGAATTAAAAGCACTGAAACAAGAAAATGAACGTTTAAAACAGACTATTGAAGAATTAACTCAAGCTAATACTAATCTAAAAGAAAAGATGGCAGCAATGGAATTAGAAATTGGAGAACTAAAACGGCAACTGAACAGTAGTTTAGAAAAATGTGAAGAGTTGCAGGTGACAAAAGAGAAGATAGAAAACGAATATATGAATCTCACCGGTCAGACGACAGATTCAAATGAACAGTTTAACAAACTATCGCAACATTTGAAAGATACAGAAAAAGAGCTCCAAGAGTTAAGAGACAAACATAGAGAAGTCACTAACAACTATGGACGGGTAGAGCAAGAATTAAAGCAGAAACTTTTTAAGCTGCAAGAAGATTTTTCAGTAGAGCGTGGGCAATTATTAGATACGATAAacgaaaatattgaaaaacaaaaagtagaagaaaataaaatgaaggaATTCGAAATACGGGCCCTCGAACTCAGTAATCGCACAAAAGAATTAGAAAATCAGAATGATACACTAACAGACGAAAATTCAATTCTTAAAAGAGAAATAGAAGGTTTAAAAGCTAAAGAACAAGAATTAAGTATTGAATATGACTCCATACGTAAAAAGTTAGAAATGGAAATTGATAGGTACAAGGAAGAAGTATCGATGCTTAAAGCTGAGGGAGCAACATCTGAAGTAAAATTGATGGAAAAAGTTGATCAACTCACTGAAGCACAAAAtgacttaaataataaacttgaaGAAGCAAGAAAACATGAAGATTCTTTACAAAAAGTTTTGGATGACATGACTGCACAAATGAATAACAAAACTGCTCAGTACGAGAAACAAATTGTTCATATTCAAGATCAGTTGTCCACTGTAaatgaagaattaaataaatataaagctgAAGAACAAAGGCTGAAAGACCTTCtagaagaaaaacaaaattatgtaaagGAATTAACGCTTAAATTAGAAATGTTCGAAGTCGACGTAAAATCGCATTTCGAATTAGTTTCTGAAAAGGATCGCCAATTGGCTTCAGCAAATGAAGAGTTAGGTAAAGTAACGGacagtaaacaaaaattgGAAGAACAGTACAATAATTTAACGGCAGAAGCTTTGGCAATTAAACAAAAGTATGATAATTTAGTGAGCAATGCAACTGCAGAAGAATCCATGTTAAAAGAGCAATTAGACCAAATGGAAACGTTAAAGAAAGACTTGTTAACAATTTCTAACGAAAAAACACTTTTAGAGTCAAAATATAACGATGCTTCAAATGAGCTTCAAGTGTTAAAAGTTAAGTTAGAAGAATCTGAAAgagttataaaagaaaacacaaacGTTACAGATAATTTATCGAAAGAAATGGGGAAAAAAGATGATTTAATCAAATCTCACATCGATCAAATCACAGCAGATGctgagaaaattaaaaagttagaaGAAGAAATAGTTGAGATaagaatgaaaataacaaacaaagatAAGGCTTTAGAAGACCATGAAATTGAATTGACTAAAttgaaagataatttaaaatcagaaTCCAATGTAACACAGAACAATTTTAATGCACTGCAGTTAGAAAAcgaacaaataaaagaaaaacacaaaCTGGAAGTCGAATCTCTTAccaatgaaacaaaaattttacgaAGTCAAATTgtggaaaaagaaaaacagttAGAAAATCTACAGAAAAcacaagaaaaaataacagaacTACAAGAGCTACTGGCAAAATCCGAAAgtgatataaaacaattatcaaatataaatgaagGTCAGAAATTGAATTACGAAGACTTGAACAAGCAATTGCAAACACAATTTGAtgaatacaaaaaagaaagtagGAACAAACGTCATGAcctaaaaaatcaattaaacgACTTCGAAAAACAATTACATGAATCGAAAGAGAAACTGAAAGAAGAACTCGAGAAACAAAATCAATTGCAAACTAAACTTACGGAGGCCGAAAGAAGAATTTTAGAGTTGTCAGaaaaattagaattattaacTGTACAACAAACAAGCGACGTAAATAAAGATGAAAGACTAGAAAAACTAACGATTGAATTACAAGCTATAAGAAAATCAAGCGCCGAATCAATGGCAAAAAGCGAACTGACAATAAATAATCTGCAAATAgaagttaacaataaaataagagatttaaaagaaaaagatgacatgattaataaattacaagaaGAATTGAAG aatCATAAAGCGAAAGCAGAGGTTGCAGAAAGGGAAAAGGCTATGATACAAAAAGAAATGAGTACAATGGGGAAAAACGTTCgagataaaaatgacaatgacGCTATGGGCACTTTAGGACAAGGCGACAATGCCACTACTAAGTAA